In Polyodon spathula isolate WHYD16114869_AA chromosome 23, ASM1765450v1, whole genome shotgun sequence, the DNA window TACAATTGATATTATTAATCCTACTTTCAGAAAAGTTAATGAAAACTTTTTAATGCACCATTACAGTCCATTCTGTATGTTCTGTAGAgatgctatttacaaaaaaaccaaaaccttttaaaaggacaatgcaactctctctctctctctctctctctctctctctctctctctctctctctctatatatatatatatatatatataaaacgtcgCTCCTACTAACCCTTCAGTGACAGACCAAGTGGGAACTAACTGTATTTCACTCTTAAAAACTGAACTGGCAGCAAATAGCTTGCATACTACGCTAACTGCTTAAATAAGACTTCATCGTGACTGTAATAATACAAATTGAAATAGTTGCTGTATCTAAAaagttatttaactttttaaaactatatttaaatgcagtgcTTGTACTCCCCTAATAAGTATGATCTGGCAGAGATCTTATCTCTCTACATAAAAGATACAAATCACAATTGCTGTACTGTAAATCTTGATTGACCACATGTGGCtttagcacattaaaaaaaaagcattttaaatagtttgaatTGAGCAGTTTCTGAGAAAGCACTGAAAATGAACACAGTTGCTAATGAACACATCGTTGAAACATTTTCTTCAAGTGTTGGGTGCAGAAGGAAACCTGATCGTTTGGTAAGTGGCTATATAGTAAGGAACTGGACGcgtttcactttcccattggacATGGCACAGGGGGGGCCCTTTGAGACAGGGGGGGGTTCCCTCCTCCCCACCAACGACCCTCCTGGTTTGATATCCTGGCCCGACACCCCTACTGGGGCCCGCTGCCTCTCATTGCCACCTTTCCTCAGGGGACTTCCCTCATGCACATTCCCACGAGTGCCCAAGGAGACCCCACTTTCCACATCACCCGCCTTCCCAACCGCGGGCCCCCTCCGTCTTCCGTTCCTGCCAGCTGTGGACCCAACACCGCCATTCCTCTGTGCAGCCTGCGGCTTTGCAGTGGTGTCTGCCAACGGTGTCGGGTTCCTGATATTGCCGGTGGACTGCATGCGCCTCAGGTAGCTGTTCGGCGGGGAGGGGTTCCCTGGTTTCTGCCCCTGCGTCTGGGCCCCCCTCCCCCTGTTAACAGCAGCCCTCGTCTCGCTGCTGCACCTCTTCTGCGCATCCTCCAAACCTCCACCCCGCTGCTGGACTGGATTGAGCCGGGAGTGGCGCTGGTATGCGTATGAGCGGCAGGAGCCGTTACAGAATGGGTAGCGGACCCGGCAGTGAGGGCAAGCTGCCCGGGAGAGCCGAGGGGCAGAGCCATTCCCCAGGCAGGACAGGAAGGCAGTTGGGAAGGCACGCTGGCACTGCCGGATGCTCTTGGGCGAGCTCAGATACCAAGCAGGCGCTGTGTGGGGTCTGGGGCGGCTGGCGGGGGCGCTGGCAGTGGCAGAGGCGGGGGTGGTTGTTTTGCCGATCTCCACCTCAACGGTTTGGATCTGCAGCCACTCCAGCTGCAGGAGGCGCTCCAGGTACTTCTCCAGCTGGCCCACAGGCTGCGGACGATGAGCGCATCGCCCCTCCGTGTTCAGGAACAGAGCCAGCTGCCGCAGGCTCCAGGTGTTGAAGGGAGGAGGCAGGGAGTCTGGGTAGCTGTAGCCACTCTGGTTCCCCCGGGGTCCTGGGAAATAGGGGTCAAGGTCGTTGGGGTCGATGACCTCGGCCCGCAGGTGGAGTTGAGGAGGCGAACAGGGGGAGGGAGGCACTGGGAGCCTCTCAGAGTCTGAGAGGTCACTGGCGCTGTCTGCATCCTCTGCCTCTCCCTCGTACAGCTGCAGGGTCTCAATGCTGGGGACCTGCTGCCTCTCCGTCAACACAGGGCAGGGTTCAGAGGCACCAGGGGCCAGCGGAAGAGACATTTTGGGCCTGTTCCTGCCTGAGCCAGGTGACTCTACAGTGCTTTCCCCGTTGTCTCTCCCCTTATTGCTCACCGTGGAGGCAGAAACGCCCTGCTTCAGCTCTGTCGC includes these proteins:
- the LOC121297970 gene encoding uncharacterized protein LOC121297970, giving the protein MGPSLQERPASALKKCVSKEQNRSKVSGGSAPSSKKGKANQNHRTLKKAGPQPKHVTPHQGKDPAQAERGTQKRGNRAKPVSTSFAESSPLLPGGRTWPPGATELKQGVSASTVSNKGRDNGESTVESPGSGRNRPKMSLPLAPGASEPCPVLTERQQVPSIETLQLYEGEAEDADSASDLSDSERLPVPPSPCSPPQLHLRAEVIDPNDLDPYFPGPRGNQSGYSYPDSLPPPFNTWSLRQLALFLNTEGRCAHRPQPVGQLEKYLERLLQLEWLQIQTVEVEIGKTTTPASATASAPASRPRPHTAPAWYLSSPKSIRQCQRAFPTAFLSCLGNGSAPRLSRAACPHCRVRYPFCNGSCRSYAYQRHSRLNPVQQRGGGLEDAQKRCSSETRAAVNRGRGAQTQGQKPGNPSPPNSYLRRMQSTGNIRNPTPLADTTAKPQAAQRNGGVGSTAGRNGRRRGPAVGKAGDVESGVSLGTRGNVHEGSPLRKGGNERQRAPVGVSGQDIKPGGSLVGRREPPPVSKGPPCAMSNGKVKRVQFLTI